One Persicobacter psychrovividus DNA window includes the following coding sequences:
- a CDS encoding thymidine kinase gives MFIEPHFGGIAQAGWVEVICGSMFSGKTEELIRRINRAIIAKQKVGIFKPAVDTRYAEAEVVSHNANAVVCVPVKNAAEILHHINEFEVIGIDEAQFFDLDLVDVANKLANKGKRVILAGLDMDFEGVPFGPMPGLMATAEFVTKVNAICAQCGSVASYSFRTTMSEEQVVLGEKDAYEPRCRKCYNEGMNEKQEQHNIQTDSQ, from the coding sequence ATGTTTATTGAACCGCACTTCGGGGGGATTGCTCAGGCCGGATGGGTAGAGGTTATTTGTGGATCTATGTTTTCAGGGAAAACAGAAGAGCTCATCCGCAGGATTAATCGGGCGATTATCGCCAAACAGAAGGTCGGGATTTTTAAACCTGCGGTCGATACGCGCTATGCGGAGGCGGAGGTGGTTTCCCATAATGCCAATGCAGTGGTTTGTGTGCCTGTAAAAAATGCGGCGGAAATCCTTCACCATATCAATGAATTTGAAGTGATTGGTATTGATGAAGCACAATTTTTTGACCTTGACCTGGTGGATGTGGCCAACAAATTGGCAAACAAGGGGAAAAGGGTTATTTTAGCCGGACTGGACATGGATTTCGAAGGAGTGCCTTTCGGGCCAATGCCAGGCTTGATGGCCACGGCGGAATTTGTAACCAAAGTGAATGCCATCTGTGCACAATGTGGTTCGGTGGCTTCTTATTCCTTTCGGACAACCATGAGCGAAGAGCAGGTGGTTTTGGGAGAGAAGGACGCCTATGAGCCTCGTTGCAGAAAATGTTATAACGAGGGAATGAATGAAAAACAAGAACAACACAACATACAAACTGATTCTCAGTAA
- a CDS encoding DUF2891 domain-containing protein has product MNKITVGFLTFNPKDFFTQSTPMKITRALFISLPLLLLACKEQAQKTTTPTVVRTNKQITLDIKEANRLSELPLGCIQNPLPYKSGVVIAKESDLAMPAVHHPAFYGCFDWHSAVHGHWSLVYLLKTFPGLAHRQEAIDKLNKNLSPENIAKEVAYFSMNPESKMFERTYGWAWLLKLQEELYTWDDPMAKTWYNNLKPLEDYISEAYMEYLPKLVYPIRTGTHSNTAFGLSFAYDYAQTVGNDALAQVIRESAIRFYQQDQDCPMGWEPSGHDFLSPCLQEMDVMRKVLAKEAFEPWAKAFLPALFDQSMDLHPGIVKDRSDGHLVHLDGLNFSRAWCLYPFKDNDLAYNLATEHLDYSLSKITDGDYAGQHWLGTFALYAFKVKKESS; this is encoded by the coding sequence ATGAATAAAATTACGGTTGGTTTCCTTACCTTTAACCCAAAAGATTTTTTCACCCAATCAACCCCTATGAAAATCACCCGCGCTTTATTCATAAGCCTGCCTCTGCTATTGTTGGCTTGCAAGGAACAGGCTCAGAAAACGACGACACCTACGGTCGTTCGTACCAACAAACAAATCACTTTAGACATCAAGGAAGCCAATCGGCTGAGTGAACTGCCTTTGGGCTGTATCCAAAATCCACTGCCGTATAAATCGGGCGTGGTGATTGCCAAAGAAAGTGATTTGGCTATGCCAGCAGTGCATCATCCTGCTTTCTATGGTTGCTTTGATTGGCATTCGGCAGTGCACGGACATTGGTCGTTGGTGTATTTGCTCAAGACCTTTCCAGGCTTGGCGCATCGACAGGAAGCCATTGATAAGCTGAATAAAAACCTTTCACCGGAGAATATCGCCAAAGAGGTGGCTTATTTTTCGATGAATCCAGAGAGCAAGATGTTTGAGCGCACCTACGGGTGGGCATGGTTACTGAAGTTGCAAGAGGAACTTTATACTTGGGATGATCCAATGGCCAAGACATGGTACAACAACCTCAAGCCGTTGGAGGATTATATTTCCGAAGCCTATATGGAGTACTTGCCCAAGTTGGTCTATCCGATCCGAACGGGAACGCATTCCAATACTGCTTTTGGCTTGAGCTTCGCTTATGATTATGCACAGACCGTCGGTAATGATGCCTTGGCGCAAGTGATTCGGGAGTCCGCTATTCGCTTTTATCAGCAAGATCAAGACTGCCCGATGGGTTGGGAGCCGAGTGGTCATGATTTTCTATCACCCTGTTTGCAGGAAATGGACGTTATGAGGAAGGTGTTGGCAAAGGAGGCGTTTGAACCGTGGGCGAAGGCGTTTCTACCTGCTTTATTCGATCAAAGTATGGATCTGCATCCCGGTATTGTCAAAGACCGATCGGACGGGCACTTGGTGCATTTGGACGGGCTGAACTTCTCACGTGCGTGGTGCCTTTATCCTTTCAAAGACAACGACCTTGCTTATAATTTAGCGACGGAGCACCTCGATTATTCGCTTTCCAAAATCACTGACGGCGATTATGCCGGACAACATTGGCTAGGGACTTTTGCCTTGTATGCGTTTAAGGTGAAGAAGGAGAGTTCCTAG
- a CDS encoding alpha-ketoacid dehydrogenase subunit alpha/beta, producing the protein MSDQSTTTVSPLNKKYILEDYRTVVESRETALAGRKEVFMGKAKFGIFGDGKEVPQVAMARAFQKGDWRSGYYRDQTFMMAIGEMSIQEFFAQLYAHTDIEAEPASGGRMMNGHFGTRWIAEDGSWKSQSDTCNVASDISPTAGQMPRIVGLGYASKLYRHVEELQGEAFEKFSHQGNEVVFSTIGNASTSEGMFLETINAVGVMQLPVVMSVWDDQYGISVGPEHHTVKQSISKALAGFQRTEEHPGIEIFEVKGWDYPALFETYQKAAQLAREQHIPCLVHVIEVTQPQGHSTSGSHERYKNEERLHWEAEFDCVKQMRSWVIAEGYATEEELNTLELEAKKKVRDEKNAAFKAFLDSMAPLRKQVIELLERLADSSEEHTEKINAIADGLKNGFNPIKMDNIKAVKKALRLTRKKTSPARVALIKWLETAMAQHREEYNTLLYCEDERSALKVTEVAKSYDQDPEMVDGREIINQYFKKALENDPRVFAFGEDVGKIGDVNQGMAGVQDIFGELRVHDTSIREMTIIGEGTGAAMRGLRPIAEIQYLDYLVYALNTLTDDLACLHHRTAGGQKAPLIIRTRGHRLEGVWHSGSPISMILGSLRGMYILTPRNFTQAAGMYNTLLKGDDPALVIECLNGYRLKEAMPNNLGEYTVPLGRPEVLRAGTDVTVVTYGSMCRIIMAAAEELAQVGISVEVIDAQTLVPFDLEHRIVASVQKTNRVVFADEDVQGGASAYLMQKVLDEQNAYQYLDSQPICISSEDHRPAYGSDGDFFSKPSAESVFDRIYQMMHEFDPETYPEIY; encoded by the coding sequence GTGTCGGATCAAAGTACTACAACTGTTTCCCCTTTAAATAAAAAATATATTTTAGAAGACTACCGCACAGTAGTTGAAAGCCGTGAAACTGCCCTTGCCGGTCGGAAGGAAGTATTCATGGGTAAAGCCAAATTTGGGATATTTGGAGATGGAAAGGAAGTACCGCAAGTGGCGATGGCGAGAGCTTTCCAAAAAGGAGATTGGCGTTCGGGATACTACCGCGACCAAACCTTCATGATGGCGATTGGTGAAATGTCGATTCAGGAATTTTTTGCGCAACTTTATGCGCACACTGATATTGAAGCTGAGCCAGCCTCTGGTGGCCGAATGATGAACGGACACTTTGGCACCCGATGGATTGCCGAAGACGGTTCCTGGAAATCGCAGTCAGACACTTGCAATGTGGCCTCTGACATCTCCCCTACTGCGGGCCAGATGCCTCGAATTGTGGGGCTGGGCTATGCATCAAAACTTTACCGCCATGTAGAGGAATTACAGGGTGAAGCCTTCGAGAAGTTCAGTCATCAAGGAAATGAAGTGGTATTTTCCACCATCGGGAACGCCTCCACTTCTGAAGGGATGTTTCTGGAAACCATTAATGCCGTGGGCGTAATGCAGCTGCCCGTCGTGATGTCGGTTTGGGATGACCAGTATGGTATTTCCGTAGGCCCTGAGCACCACACGGTAAAACAGAGTATTTCCAAAGCACTTGCAGGTTTTCAGCGCACGGAGGAACATCCGGGGATAGAGATTTTTGAAGTTAAAGGATGGGACTACCCTGCCCTGTTCGAAACTTATCAGAAAGCGGCACAGCTTGCCCGCGAGCAACATATCCCTTGCCTGGTACACGTAATTGAGGTAACCCAACCACAAGGGCACTCCACCTCGGGATCACATGAGCGCTACAAAAACGAGGAAAGACTCCATTGGGAGGCTGAATTCGATTGTGTGAAGCAAATGCGCTCCTGGGTTATTGCCGAAGGTTATGCCACAGAAGAAGAACTGAACACGCTGGAACTTGAAGCCAAGAAAAAGGTTCGTGATGAAAAAAATGCGGCATTCAAGGCTTTCCTTGACAGCATGGCCCCTTTGCGCAAGCAGGTCATTGAGCTGCTTGAGCGTTTGGCAGACAGTTCCGAAGAACATACAGAAAAAATTAATGCGATTGCTGATGGGCTGAAAAATGGCTTCAACCCCATCAAGATGGATAACATCAAGGCCGTAAAAAAAGCTTTACGCCTGACACGCAAAAAGACCAGTCCTGCCCGCGTTGCACTGATCAAATGGCTTGAAACAGCCATGGCACAACATCGGGAAGAATACAATACCTTGCTTTATTGTGAGGATGAACGATCGGCGCTGAAGGTTACGGAAGTTGCCAAAAGCTACGACCAGGACCCTGAAATGGTTGATGGCCGTGAGATTATCAATCAGTATTTCAAGAAAGCACTCGAGAACGATCCCCGTGTTTTTGCCTTCGGTGAAGATGTTGGCAAGATTGGGGATGTTAACCAGGGAATGGCTGGTGTTCAGGATATTTTCGGGGAGTTGCGCGTACATGACACCTCCATCCGTGAGATGACCATTATTGGTGAAGGCACAGGAGCGGCCATGCGTGGCTTGCGCCCTATTGCTGAAATTCAGTATCTCGATTACCTCGTATATGCACTTAACACCCTTACTGATGATCTTGCCTGCCTGCACCACCGCACCGCCGGAGGCCAGAAAGCACCGCTGATCATCCGTACACGTGGCCACCGCCTTGAAGGAGTATGGCATTCCGGCTCACCTATTTCGATGATTTTGGGGAGCTTGAGAGGGATGTACATCCTGACGCCTCGCAACTTTACACAGGCTGCCGGTATGTACAACACTTTGCTGAAAGGTGATGATCCTGCCCTTGTCATCGAATGCCTGAACGGCTACCGCCTGAAGGAAGCGATGCCGAACAACCTTGGAGAATACACTGTTCCCCTTGGCCGCCCAGAGGTATTGCGTGCCGGAACAGACGTTACCGTAGTTACTTACGGATCCATGTGCAGAATTATAATGGCAGCAGCTGAAGAGCTCGCTCAGGTGGGCATTTCAGTAGAAGTGATCGACGCTCAGACCCTCGTACCATTTGACCTCGAGCACCGCATTGTAGCATCCGTGCAAAAGACCAACCGGGTAGTTTTTGCAGATGAGGATGTTCAGGGTGGCGCGTCAGCTTACCTAATGCAAAAAGTCCTTGACGAGCAAAATGCGTATCAATACCTTGACTCGCAACCGATTTGTATCTCCTCGGAGGATCATCGTCCGGCTTATGGTTCTGATGGCGATTTCTTCTCCAAGCCAAGTGCGGAGTCTGTTTTCGACCGCATCTATCAAATGATGCACGAATTTGATCCAGAGACTTACCCAGAGATTTATTAA
- a CDS encoding transposase, translated as MEQSDDVVTISVDEKTGIQAKQNIKITTAKSGQVKRVDPEYKRNGTTCLIAGLNIMDGEVTKYQLGQTRNEEDFCKFIESIIDKYPNKKIVFIADQLNTHKSESLVKLIADKVNYDSDLGKKGRCGVLKTMKSRMEFLEDKDHKIRFQYTPKHCSWLNQIENWFGRLQKHVIRNGQFNSVPNLERKITNYIEYYNERWKKPIEWCFGGF; from the coding sequence TTGGAGCAATCAGACGATGTTGTGACTATTTCTGTGGATGAAAAGACGGGTATTCAAGCTAAACAAAACATAAAAATAACCACAGCAAAAAGCGGTCAAGTTAAGCGAGTAGACCCAGAATACAAGCGGAACGGAACGACCTGTTTAATCGCAGGCCTGAATATAATGGACGGCGAGGTCACCAAATATCAACTTGGACAGACTCGGAATGAGGAGGATTTTTGTAAATTTATAGAGTCAATCATCGATAAATACCCTAACAAAAAAATCGTTTTTATTGCAGACCAGCTTAATACACATAAATCAGAGTCATTAGTCAAGCTAATTGCTGATAAAGTAAATTATGACAGTGATTTAGGTAAGAAAGGACGGTGTGGAGTATTAAAGACGATGAAGTCCAGGATGGAATTTTTAGAGGATAAAGACCATAAAATCAGATTTCAATATACTCCAAAACATTGCTCTTGGTTGAACCAAATAGAGAATTGGTTTGGCCGTTTACAGAAGCATGTAATTCGTAATGGGCAATTTAACTCGGTCCCTAATTTAGAAAGAAAAATCACCAACTATATTGAGTATTACAATGAAAGATGGAAAAAGCCAATTGAGTGGTGTTTTGGTGGGTTTTAA
- a CDS encoding PH domain-containing protein produces the protein MGLFQKLMGNASAVSVEKLQKEYEPILMDQERIEFGFSLIRDVFLFTGKRLILIDVQGVTGKKKAYKSIPYKSISRFSVETAGTFDLDAELKVWISGEDEPTIDKPFNKSIDVYAVQKLLAEKVCG, from the coding sequence ATGGGGTTATTTCAAAAATTAATGGGCAACGCCTCGGCAGTTAGCGTTGAGAAATTGCAAAAAGAATATGAGCCAATACTGATGGATCAGGAGCGTATAGAGTTCGGGTTTTCACTGATTCGAGATGTGTTCCTCTTTACAGGGAAACGGCTCATCCTGATTGATGTACAGGGGGTAACAGGTAAAAAGAAAGCGTATAAAAGTATTCCTTACAAAAGCATTTCGCGCTTTTCTGTTGAAACTGCCGGTACTTTTGATCTGGATGCCGAGCTGAAAGTGTGGATTTCCGGAGAGGATGAGCCCACGATCGATAAGCCCTTCAATAAGAGCATAGATGTTTATGCGGTTCAGAAACTGCTTGCTGAAAAGGTTTGTGGGTAA
- a CDS encoding histone H1 — translation MKRFDEIKDLLLSLEADFQKFYEKENQAAGTRVRKGMQELKNLAQDIRVEVQEKKNTKHEA, via the coding sequence ATGAAAAGATTTGACGAAATCAAAGACCTATTACTCTCCTTGGAAGCTGACTTTCAAAAGTTTTATGAGAAAGAAAACCAAGCTGCCGGAACACGTGTCCGTAAGGGAATGCAAGAATTGAAAAATTTAGCACAGGATATTCGTGTTGAAGTTCAAGAAAAGAAAAATACGAAGCACGAAGCTTAA
- the ald gene encoding alanine dehydrogenase, which translates to MIIGVPKEIKNNENRVALTPAGVNEMKKHGHQVYVQSTAGEGSGFSDEAFAEAGANILATIEEVYGIAEMIIKVKEPIEFEYDLIREDQLLFTYFHFASYEPLTKAMIESKSVCLAYETVERGRGLPLLVPMSEVAGRMSIQEGAKYLEKPMQGRGILLGGVPGVKPAKVLVLGGGIVGYQSAKMAAGLGADVTIMDISLDRLRYLDDVMAANVTTMMSSEYNIRQEIKEADLVIGAVLIPGAKAPHLVTRDMLKDMKPGAVLVDVAVDQGGCIETCKPTTHADPIFIIDDVVHYCVANMPGAVPYTSTLALTNATLPYALELANKGWKKACQESSELKTGLNVVKGDVVYKAVAEAFDLPYVPVEEYLQDEEMAV; encoded by the coding sequence ATGATTATCGGTGTACCAAAGGAGATTAAAAACAACGAGAACCGTGTGGCGCTTACGCCTGCTGGTGTGAACGAAATGAAAAAGCACGGGCACCAGGTGTATGTGCAATCTACTGCAGGCGAAGGCAGTGGTTTCTCCGACGAGGCTTTTGCTGAAGCAGGGGCGAATATTTTAGCCACCATTGAAGAGGTTTATGGCATTGCCGAAATGATCATCAAGGTGAAAGAACCGATAGAGTTCGAATACGATTTGATCCGTGAGGATCAGTTATTGTTTACCTATTTCCACTTTGCTTCTTATGAGCCGCTGACCAAAGCGATGATTGAGAGCAAGTCGGTTTGTCTGGCTTACGAAACCGTAGAGCGCGGACGCGGCCTTCCTTTGCTGGTTCCGATGTCGGAAGTGGCGGGTCGTATGTCGATTCAGGAAGGGGCGAAATACCTTGAAAAACCAATGCAGGGCCGTGGGATTCTCCTTGGGGGTGTTCCAGGGGTAAAGCCGGCTAAAGTTTTGGTGCTCGGTGGAGGTATCGTAGGCTATCAGTCCGCAAAAATGGCGGCAGGTCTTGGTGCTGATGTAACCATCATGGACATCAGTCTGGATCGTTTGCGTTATCTTGATGATGTGATGGCGGCGAACGTTACCACAATGATGTCGAGTGAATATAATATCCGTCAGGAAATTAAAGAGGCGGATTTGGTGATTGGTGCGGTGTTGATTCCAGGCGCAAAAGCACCACATTTGGTTACGCGGGATATGTTGAAAGACATGAAGCCGGGCGCAGTACTTGTGGATGTGGCCGTAGACCAGGGCGGGTGTATCGAAACCTGTAAACCGACCACACACGCTGATCCTATATTTATTATTGACGATGTGGTGCATTACTGCGTGGCGAATATGCCTGGGGCAGTTCCTTATACTTCCACTTTGGCACTAACGAATGCTACGCTGCCGTATGCCCTTGAGCTTGCCAACAAAGGCTGGAAGAAGGCGTGTCAGGAAAGTTCTGAACTGAAAACGGGGCTTAATGTGGTGAAAGGCGATGTGGTGTATAAAGCGGTGGCTGAAGCTTTCGATTTGCCTTATGTGCCTGTAGAGGAATATCTGCAAGATGAAGAAATGGCGGTTTAA
- a CDS encoding T9SS type A sorting domain-containing protein — MKNKNNTTYKLILSNWCLFLFFSLQASAQEIPTGSWRSHFNYRQAALVASNPDSVCCATQNSLFFYDRQSNEVEVVSSSDGLSENEFSTLAYDARNKAWLIGYQSGGIDQLKGRAITTFDAIRQDPQPGDKAIQKILFKGDTSIVILSYGAFIYESSTNRVISTARNLGQNGAALRILDGTVKGDSLMLATAEGIIGNDLTGKSNIQDYSSWQRYNTLWGHPSANVQQITTFDGQLFWAEGSQLFSYQEGVQQVGQTDQPVQHFNTADELMVVDGLHLYQLQDSGLEAVDLQAQQPQQISGNADQLWIADARVGLVSKRGAEERSIAPSGISSVVPFHIDHQGERVMAFRGGYQLGVPNGDPGAFDVFLNGRWTNFDAENTQPEARDVVDAFYRQQSETYAVATMGTGLWEVNAQGEFSRSPSSVIPQDAPLSTIIGDRYGNEWLSQYDAQPALWVKAGAEEWKPLINQSLPIVQLLVHPYQNILVARMDPSRSRGIYVYDFENQVGRLLNSASINNLPSDNINDMAFDRLGNLWLATDQGVGYLPSGDWLNQSVAAVLPIYEGFPIFNKKEVSSITIDGGNRKWFGNNTGLFLYSKPISDFTNNSDIDLLGEFTTENSLLPSNEVLRLTDEPRSGEVFVQTRAGLVSFRADASAGVSPQGEVKIFPNPVRGNFSGPITISQLSTDATVKITDLSGRLLYETTANGGTATWNGSLSNGARAGVGIYLVWVAQPDGTDATVGKVAIVN, encoded by the coding sequence ATGAAAAACAAGAACAACACAACATACAAACTGATTCTCAGTAATTGGTGCCTATTTTTATTTTTTAGCTTGCAGGCTTCCGCGCAGGAGATCCCTACCGGAAGCTGGCGAAGCCATTTCAATTACCGGCAGGCAGCCTTGGTGGCGAGCAACCCCGACAGTGTTTGTTGCGCCACCCAAAATTCTCTGTTTTTTTACGACCGCCAATCCAATGAGGTGGAGGTGGTCAGTAGCAGCGATGGTCTTTCGGAAAATGAGTTCAGTACCCTGGCCTATGATGCCCGCAATAAAGCCTGGCTGATTGGCTACCAAAGCGGTGGAATTGATCAGCTTAAAGGCCGTGCCATCACGACCTTCGATGCCATCCGTCAGGATCCACAGCCTGGCGACAAAGCCATTCAGAAAATTTTATTCAAAGGAGATACCAGTATCGTGATCCTCTCATATGGGGCTTTTATTTATGAGTCTTCTACAAACAGGGTGATTTCTACGGCCCGCAACCTCGGGCAAAATGGAGCTGCACTGCGCATCCTTGACGGTACCGTTAAGGGAGATAGTCTGATGCTTGCCACCGCCGAGGGGATTATTGGTAATGACCTGACCGGGAAATCCAATATTCAGGATTACAGCAGCTGGCAACGCTACAATACTTTGTGGGGGCACCCTTCGGCGAATGTTCAGCAAATCACGACTTTCGATGGGCAGCTTTTTTGGGCGGAAGGATCACAGCTTTTTTCTTATCAGGAGGGCGTTCAGCAAGTGGGGCAGACCGATCAGCCTGTTCAGCATTTCAATACCGCAGACGAGCTGATGGTGGTTGATGGATTGCATTTGTACCAGTTGCAGGACAGTGGGCTTGAAGCGGTGGACTTGCAGGCGCAGCAGCCTCAGCAAATCAGTGGAAATGCCGACCAGCTTTGGATAGCGGATGCCCGTGTCGGCCTGGTGTCGAAGCGCGGGGCTGAAGAGCGGTCAATTGCACCATCGGGGATTTCTTCCGTGGTTCCTTTTCATATTGATCATCAGGGGGAGCGGGTGATGGCCTTTCGGGGCGGATATCAGTTGGGGGTTCCTAACGGCGACCCTGGGGCTTTTGATGTTTTTCTCAATGGCCGATGGACCAACTTTGATGCTGAAAATACGCAGCCCGAAGCAAGGGATGTGGTCGATGCTTTTTACCGTCAGCAAAGCGAAACCTATGCGGTGGCTACGATGGGTACGGGCTTATGGGAGGTGAATGCACAGGGCGAGTTTAGCCGCTCACCTTCTTCGGTGATTCCTCAGGATGCTCCTCTTTCGACTATTATTGGCGATCGATATGGTAACGAATGGCTCAGTCAGTATGATGCTCAGCCTGCCTTATGGGTGAAGGCTGGCGCTGAAGAGTGGAAACCACTGATCAATCAGTCATTGCCGATTGTACAGTTGCTGGTGCACCCTTATCAGAATATTTTGGTAGCCCGCATGGACCCGTCAAGAAGTCGGGGGATTTATGTTTATGATTTTGAAAATCAGGTTGGCCGATTGCTCAACAGCGCATCGATTAACAATTTGCCCAGCGATAATATTAACGATATGGCTTTTGATCGATTGGGTAATTTATGGCTGGCCACCGATCAGGGGGTCGGATATTTACCCTCAGGCGACTGGCTGAATCAAAGTGTTGCCGCGGTTTTGCCGATTTATGAAGGCTTCCCGATTTTCAATAAAAAAGAAGTCAGTAGCATTACCATTGATGGCGGTAACCGCAAGTGGTTTGGAAATAATACGGGTTTGTTTTTGTACTCAAAACCCATTTCAGATTTTACCAATAATTCAGATATTGATTTACTGGGAGAGTTTACGACCGAGAATAGCCTGCTGCCCTCCAATGAGGTGCTCAGACTTACCGATGAGCCACGGAGTGGAGAGGTGTTTGTCCAGACCCGGGCGGGCTTGGTTTCTTTTCGTGCTGATGCTTCCGCAGGCGTAAGTCCACAGGGGGAAGTGAAGATCTTTCCGAATCCTGTACGTGGCAATTTCAGCGGACCAATCACCATCAGTCAGCTATCAACTGATGCCACCGTGAAAATTACTGATCTTTCCGGCAGACTTCTTTACGAAACCACTGCCAATGGAGGCACGGCGACCTGGAATGGGAGCCTCAGTAATGGTGCCCGTGCAGGCGTGGGTATTTACCTCGTTTGGGTTGCTCAACCCGATGGTACCGATGCGACTGTGGGTAAGGTGGCGATTGTTAATTAA
- a CDS encoding helix-turn-helix domain-containing protein, with the protein MGRKTSIVIDLTEREERLLFRIINSGKTPSNIRRRASFVYHFNKGLSFKEICANEKADPNTVKRWLNKWDAINELDETQNKIGDTEFIRLIYEQLTDSKRSGRKPRLTAEEKIQVQTLSCQDPQDYDVPITEWSHESLSEQAKKMGIEISSSHVGRLLKKRIKSS; encoded by the coding sequence ATGGGAAGAAAAACATCTATTGTCATTGATCTGACGGAGCGAGAAGAGAGACTACTATTTAGAATTATTAATAGTGGGAAGACGCCTTCAAATATTCGTCGCCGAGCCTCATTTGTGTACCATTTTAATAAGGGGTTAAGCTTCAAAGAGATTTGTGCTAATGAAAAAGCAGATCCCAATACAGTGAAGAGATGGCTTAATAAATGGGACGCAATCAATGAGTTAGATGAAACCCAAAATAAAATAGGAGATACTGAATTTATCCGACTTATTTATGAACAATTAACTGATTCTAAAAGAAGCGGAAGGAAACCTCGTTTAACTGCCGAAGAAAAAATTCAAGTGCAAACATTAAGCTGCCAAGATCCTCAAGATTATGATGTTCCAATCACTGAATGGTCTCATGAGTCTTTGAGTGAGCAAGCGAAGAAAATGGGAATCGAAATCTCATCAAGTCATGTTGGTCGACTTTTAAAAAAACGAATTAAGTCCTCATAA
- the recO gene encoding DNA repair protein RecO — protein sequence MLEKTRGVVLNYIKYRESSIIVRIYTEAFGMRSYIVNSVRKARAKQNKIALFQPLSLLDLVVYEKPGKDLNRISEVQLAYPLQSIPFDVMKSSVALFITEVLGQLLKHEQEANEHMFQYLYYAVQAFDQMEERFQNFHLQFLLKAGQPLGLGVTTGDQIIAEVIQWADDPTIAQQEKAVLEQLRSASFGDHIPMDNFMRRTVLAHLLRFYQEQVHGFGQIQSLAVLKEVLS from the coding sequence ATGCTTGAAAAAACCAGAGGCGTCGTACTCAATTACATCAAATATCGGGAAAGCTCGATCATTGTGCGCATTTATACCGAAGCCTTCGGTATGCGTTCCTACATCGTCAATAGTGTGCGGAAGGCTCGGGCAAAGCAAAATAAGATCGCCCTTTTTCAGCCTTTGTCATTGCTTGATTTGGTGGTTTATGAAAAGCCAGGCAAGGATCTGAACCGCATTTCCGAGGTACAACTCGCTTATCCTTTGCAGTCGATTCCTTTTGATGTGATGAAATCCTCGGTAGCACTATTCATCACCGAAGTGTTGGGGCAGTTGCTCAAACATGAGCAGGAAGCCAATGAGCACATGTTTCAGTATTTGTATTATGCCGTGCAGGCCTTTGATCAGATGGAAGAACGCTTTCAGAACTTCCACCTGCAATTTCTCCTGAAAGCAGGGCAACCCCTCGGTTTGGGGGTGACCACTGGCGATCAGATTATTGCTGAAGTGATTCAGTGGGCGGATGATCCTACCATTGCCCAACAGGAAAAAGCAGTCCTTGAACAGTTGCGTTCCGCCTCTTTCGGCGACCATATCCCGATGGATAATTTCATGCGCCGAACGGTGCTTGCCCACCTGTTGCGCTTTTATCAGGAGCAGGTGCACGGCTTTGGGCAGATACAGTCGCTGGCAGTTTTGAAAGAGGTGTTGTCGTGA